Proteins from one Natrinema salinisoli genomic window:
- the wecB gene encoding non-hydrolyzing UDP-N-acetylglucosamine 2-epimerase gives MRVLSVVGARPQFVKAVAVSQQLERDHEELLVHTGQHYDAELSEVFFDELALPEPAYHLGVGSAPHATQTAEMMTQLERIVDAESPDVVLVYGDTNSTLAGALVAAKSSPLLAHVEAGLRSYDRSMPEETNRRLTDHCSDVLFAPGPHAKRTLEEEGISENVYAPGDVMYDTLLQIRERLDGAATGEPTVPDEYVLATVHRAKNTDDRDQLAGIVDALTRLATPVVFPAHPRTVDSLHEHGLWEQLTADVRVIDPVSYTEFIELVEGAHCVATDSGGVQKEAFYLDTPCVTLRDTTEWTETVDAGWNELVGATPERIVDAVRAAENPPSKPDLYGNGNAAARIVTHLEHHVD, from the coding sequence ATGAGGGTGTTGTCGGTGGTCGGCGCCAGACCGCAGTTCGTCAAAGCGGTCGCCGTCTCACAGCAACTCGAGCGAGACCACGAGGAACTCCTCGTCCACACCGGCCAACACTACGACGCCGAACTCTCCGAGGTGTTTTTCGACGAACTCGCCCTTCCGGAGCCGGCGTATCACCTCGGTGTCGGCTCCGCGCCCCACGCCACGCAGACGGCCGAGATGATGACCCAGTTGGAGCGAATCGTCGACGCCGAATCCCCCGACGTCGTCCTCGTCTACGGCGATACCAACTCGACGCTCGCGGGCGCACTCGTGGCGGCGAAATCGTCCCCGCTCCTCGCTCACGTCGAAGCCGGCTTGCGCTCGTACGATCGGTCGATGCCCGAAGAGACGAATCGTCGGCTCACCGATCACTGCTCCGACGTCCTCTTCGCACCGGGGCCACACGCGAAGCGGACCCTCGAGGAGGAGGGGATTTCGGAGAACGTGTACGCCCCCGGAGACGTGATGTACGATACGCTCCTCCAGATCAGGGAGCGACTCGACGGAGCCGCGACCGGCGAGCCCACCGTTCCCGACGAGTACGTCCTCGCGACGGTCCACCGCGCGAAGAACACGGACGATCGGGATCAGCTCGCGGGGATCGTCGACGCACTGACGCGACTCGCGACGCCGGTCGTCTTCCCGGCACACCCGCGGACGGTCGACTCGCTCCACGAACACGGCCTCTGGGAGCAGTTGACAGCGGACGTCCGCGTTATCGACCCCGTCAGCTACACCGAATTCATCGAACTGGTCGAGGGGGCACACTGCGTCGCGACGGACTCCGGCGGGGTCCAGAAGGAGGCGTTCTACCTGGACACGCCGTGCGTGACGCTCCGCGACACGACCGAGTGGACGGAGACGGTCGACGCCGGGTGGAACGAACTCGTCGGGGCGACGCCCGAGCGAATCGTCGACGCCGTTCGCGCCGCCGAGAATCCGCCGTCCAAGCCCGACCTGTACGGGAACGGGAACGCGGCGGCTCGCATCGTCACCCACCTCGAGCACCACGTGGACTGA